A window from Vigna angularis cultivar LongXiaoDou No.4 chromosome 7, ASM1680809v1, whole genome shotgun sequence encodes these proteins:
- the LOC108337071 gene encoding heavy metal-associated isoprenylated plant protein 9, translating to MGEEAKQEQPVAEARPEEKPAEEKKEEKPEEKPEEKPAEEKKEEPKPPSPCVLFVDLHCVGCAKKIERYIMKMRGVEGVVIDMAKNEVTIKGIVEPQAICNIITKKTKRRASVISPLPEAEGEPIPEVVNSQVSGPVTVELNVNMHCEACADQLKRKILQMRGVQTAMTEFTTGKVLVTGTMDANKLVDYVYRRTKKQAKIVPQPEPEPEKKEESKEGEKAGAEESKPEEKKEEEKPAEEAKKEEGGEGGGENKEQKNGEEGMEEAKKKENVVMAANNIDDEGLKRMMYYYQYPPLYVIERIPPPQLFSDENPNACCIT from the exons ATGGGTGAGGAAGCAAAACAG GAACAACCAGTGGCTGAAGCCAGGCCAGAGGAAAAACCAGCAgaggaaaagaaggaagaaaaaccAGAAGAAAAACCAGAAGAAAAGCCAgcagaagagaagaaggaagagcCTAAACCACCTTCCCCATGTGTGCTGTTTGTGGACTTGCATTGTGTGGGATGTGCAAAGAAAATTGAGAgatatattatgaaaatgaGAG GAGTTGAGGGAGTGGTAATTGATATGGCTAAAAATGAAGTGACCATAAAGGGTATAGTGGAGCCTCAAGCGATCTGCAACATAATCACCAAGAAAACAAAGAGAAGAGCCAGTGTTATATCTCCATTGCCTGAAGCAGAAGGAGAACCTATACCAGAAGTTGTCAATTCTCAG GTTAGTGGACCAGTTACTGTGGAACTAAACGTGAACATGCACTGTGAGGCCTGTGCTGATCAACTCAAGAGGAAGATACTACAAATGAGAG GAGTTCAAACGGCAATGACAGAGTTTACCACAGGGAAGGTTCTTGTGACAGGGACCATGGATGCAAATAAGCTAGTAGATTATGTATACAGACGCACCAAAAAGCAAGCCAAGATAGTTCCCCAGCCAGAACCAGAAccagagaagaaagaagagagtaaGGAAGGAGAGAAAGCTGGTGCAGAAGAGAGTAAACctgaagagaagaaagaagaagagaagccAGCAGAGGAAGCAAAGAAAGAAGAGGGTGGTGAAGGTGGTGGTGAGAACAAGGAGCAAAAGAATGGTGAAGAAGGCATGGAAGAAGccaaaaaaaaagagaatgtgGTAATGGCTGCTAATAACATTGATGATGAAGGATTGAAGAGGATGATGTACTATTACCAATACCCTCCACTCTATGTCATTGAACGAATACCTCCTCCACAACTCTTCAGTGATGAAAATCCTAATGCATGCTGCATTACATGA